Proteins encoded by one window of Lemur catta isolate mLemCat1 chromosome 12, mLemCat1.pri, whole genome shotgun sequence:
- the SRP19 gene encoding signal recognition particle 19 kDa protein isoform X2 — translation MACAAARSPADQDRFICIYPAYLNNKKTIAEGRRIPISKAVENPTATEIQDVCSAVGLNVFLEKNKMYSREWNRDVQYRGRVRVQLKQEDGSLCLVQFPSHYTLSLTSGS, via the exons ATGGCTTGCGCAGCCGCGCGCTCCCCGGCCGACCAGGACAG GTTTATTTGTATCTATCCTGcctatttaaataataagaagaCCATCGCAGAAGGAAGGCGGATCCCCATCAGTAAG GCTGTTGAAAATCCTACAGCCACAGAGATTCAAGATGTATGCTCAGCAGTTGGACTTAATGTATTTCTTGAG aaaaataaaatgtactctaGAGAATGGAATCGTGATGTCCAATACAGAGGCAGAGTCCGGGTTCAGCTTAAACAGGAAGATGGCAGCCTCTGTCTTGTACAGTTTCCGTCAC ATTATACACTAAGCCTAACTTCTGGTTCCTAG
- the SRP19 gene encoding signal recognition particle 19 kDa protein isoform X1, which translates to MACAAARSPADQDRFICIYPAYLNNKKTIAEGRRIPISKAVENPTATEIQDVCSAVGLNVFLEKNKMYSREWNRDVQYRGRVRVQLKQEDGSLCLVQFPSRKSVMLYAAEMIPKLKTRTQKTGVGDQSLQQGEGSKKGKGKKKK; encoded by the exons ATGGCTTGCGCAGCCGCGCGCTCCCCGGCCGACCAGGACAG GTTTATTTGTATCTATCCTGcctatttaaataataagaagaCCATCGCAGAAGGAAGGCGGATCCCCATCAGTAAG GCTGTTGAAAATCCTACAGCCACAGAGATTCAAGATGTATGCTCAGCAGTTGGACTTAATGTATTTCTTGAG aaaaataaaatgtactctaGAGAATGGAATCGTGATGTCCAATACAGAGGCAGAGTCCGGGTTCAGCTTAAACAGGAAGATGGCAGCCTCTGTCTTGTACAGTTTCCGTCAC GTAAGTCAGTAATGTTGTATGCAGCGGAAATGATACCTAAACTAAAAACAAGGACACAAAAAACAGGAGTTGGTGACCAAAGTCTTCAGCAAGGAGAGGGAAGtaaaaaggggaaaggaaagaagaagaagtgA